A window of Roseobacter fucihabitans genomic DNA:
CCCCCCGGCACATAGAGCCCGGCAGCGGCGACAGGGGTCCAGCGCCAACCAAGCGTCGCGCCGGTTTCATCCACCCATTCGGCATCCGTGGGGCGTTGACGTGCGTGATAGGCGCGGATCCGGTCAGCCGCCAGGGCAAGGGCTGCGTGTTCCTGTTGGGGCACCTGCGCGGCGGCGGCGTTGATGTCGTCTTCGGAAATGCGCAGGGTTGCCGGTGTCAGGCTTAAACGGTCGAATTTCTGCGTCAAATCAATTACCGCCGCATCGCCGCGCGCACGTACATCCGCGATGATCTGCGCCACGGTGGCATCCACATCCGGGCTGTCTTCACGCTTGGCGCTCAGCAGCGTTTGGAACGCCTCTTCGAAACCGGCGTCACGGGCATTTAGAAAGACGGGCATAGGCTTACCTCTGGCGGATCACTTGGGGTTAGGGCGCGCGCAGCGGCCTCATTCCGGGTGGTTGGGGGTTTTCCTGGAAGGTGCAACATAGGGCTTGGTGACATCTTTCAATGTCGCCTCAAGGGCTTCGACCGACAGGCGGATGGCCCCATCCCCGGCCAATGTCAAAACCACATGGCCTGCCGGGGTGTCCCCCACTTTAAAATCAACCGACAAAATGGAAAGAATGGTTTCGGCGTCGTTTCGATCGATTCCATTGCTGGCAACGCCCTGCACCCCATCAAAAACCAGCACAGATTGCACGCGTTCCGGCGACGTGGCGCGCGCCGGACCCTCTTCCCAGCGGAAGCGGTTCAGCAGCAGGGCAAAGCGGCCCGCCCCCTGGTCCCAACGCATTTCACTGGCGGGGAACACTGCATCCTGCACCAAAGCGGAAAGGACGGTGAGATCTTCCCCATCCAACGCGCCGAGATTCAGCGGGGCTTCATGCCCGTCTTCAAAACGCGCGTCACTCATGTTTCTGGAATCCGTTCGATATCTGCGCCGACGCCGGAGAGTTTAGCGACGACATGTTCATAGCCGCGATCAAGATGATAGACACGCCCTACGCGGGTTTCCCCCTCCGCCGCAAGCCCCGCAAGGATCAGCGACACAGAGGCCCGCAGATCGGTCGCCATTACCGGAGCACCTTTGAGTTTGCTGACGCCCTTCACGGTCGCAGTGCCCCCCTGGACGTCGATATCAGCCCCCATGCGCATCAGTTCGGGCGCATGCATGAAGCGGTTCTCGAATATCTTTTCCTCCAGCACGGAGGTCCCCGACGCCGTGCACAGCAGCGCCATCATCTGGGCCTGTAAATCGGTGGGAAAGCCGGGAAAGGGTTCGGTGGTGACATTGACGGCGCGGATATCGCCATTGCGCCGCTTGACCGACAGACCGTTCGTCGTTTCGCTGACGTCCACCCCGGCGGCGTCGAGTTTTTCGCAAAAGGCCGCGACCAGATCGAGCCGGCCACCCAGCAGTTCGACCTCCCCGCCGCAGATCGCCGGGGCCAGCATATAGGTGCCGAGTTCAATGCGGTCGGTAACAA
This region includes:
- a CDS encoding DUF2948 family protein, which codes for MSDARFEDGHEAPLNLGALDGEDLTVLSALVQDAVFPASEMRWDQGAGRFALLLNRFRWEEGPARATSPERVQSVLVFDGVQGVASNGIDRNDAETILSILSVDFKVGDTPAGHVVLTLAGDGAIRLSVEALEATLKDVTKPYVAPSRKTPNHPE